GAACATCATTAGTCCACTGTTTTTCACAAAGATCGAAACAACGGATCCTATATTTACCTTCTTGTAAACTCCAAAACTTCCAATGAAGAAGATGATTGTTGATAAGTGCACCATTCTGACAACCTCCCATTGAATCTTGTGGGGGTATCCACTCAATTACTTCCCATGAATTTGAGTTCAAGCTATAAACATGAACTATCCTATCAACTCGATGACTAAGGAACCCCATTGAAGGAGAACGGTCAACGATTCTAACAACTTTGTAATCATCGTTTCTGAAATCATACCCAAACCCGAAATTCAGAGCAGAGTATCTTCTTGGCGGAAGTAAAGTGGGGATTTCCTTATAACTTCCAGTTGATGGATTAAGAACAACAAGACAGTAAGGCCTGTAACTCTGAATACAGAGCAACCCGTTACACGACCCAACAACTAACGGGTCAATCCCAAAACTGGGTAGCTTGAAAGCAGGAGTTTCAGGCATATCTATGTTGAACAAATAGAGATTATGATCACTTTTAGTGAGGATGAGGAGGTGGTTTGAGGTAGAGTTTGCAGCATAGGTGAGATGTTGGTGAATGAATTCTGGGCTTGAAATTAAGGCTAACCATTTTTTGGAAACACATTTAAACCGCGAAAGTGATTTTGCA
This Spinacia oleracea cultivar Varoflay chromosome 6, BTI_SOV_V1, whole genome shotgun sequence DNA region includes the following protein-coding sequences:
- the LOC110781771 gene encoding F-box protein CPR1 — encoded protein: MMATTPSEIIDNGILPRLPAKSLSRFKCVSKKWLALISSPEFIHQHLTYAANSTSNHLLILTKSDHNLYLFNIDMPETPAFKLPSFGIDPLVVGSCNGLLCIQSYRPYCLVVLNPSTGSYKEIPTLLPPRRYSALNFGFGYDFRNDDYKVVRIVDRSPSMGFLSHRVDRIVHVYSLNSNSWEVIEWIPPQDSMGGCQNGALINNHLLHWKFWSLQEGKYRIRCFDLCEKQWTNDVPLPDCMIMSSNSHSRLLDFGVLDGCLYLSDKNLEQSVVDIWVMNEYGVKQSWVKLFKISDSSVFQSLRVSPVAYRSLSHRVLLRMTVNKTEHKILWYDIKGEEIAESGEINGVVDCVWVDVCKGSLIYVPRGSQIGTTKQDEEKEAISAT